A genomic segment from Aegilops tauschii subsp. strangulata cultivar AL8/78 chromosome 1, Aet v6.0, whole genome shotgun sequence encodes:
- the LOC109755632 gene encoding protein ALP1-like, producing MSTYLTPFTPLPSLFDGPAAADDHSSLLAFLMNDDLAAAPDVFPYYGGAEAAPAFFGHAAAPLPPPAAAPPAEMTGQGRKRGFVPAGDDGSSRPPAVRRKVQGSPPTSPAHSGGDAAPAARSGGRRVWVRERSTEWWDRLSGPACPDAEFRQAFRMSRATFDALCDELSAAVAKEDTALRAAIPVHQRVAVCLWRLATGEPLREVSRRFGLGISTCHNIVLQVCAALTAVLLPKAVRWPLESPAARFQALSGFPGVVGSVYTDHIPIGPPKDNVAEYYNRRLTERNNKASYSVAVQAVVDADGAFTDVCIGLPGSLSDAAVLERSALHARCETGMLGDDQCRLVGGASYPLTDWMLVPYAHQNLTWAQHAFNERIAAARAAAQGAFQRLKGRWRCLQRRTEPKLPDLHNMIGACCVLHNFCERSGEELDADFQSELSQQDDADVVAAANPVLSAAADKERDRIAHDLLHGGHPSVTFL from the coding sequence ATGAGCACCTACCTCACGCCCTTCACCCCTCTTCCATCGCTCTTCGACGGCCCAGCAGCTGCCGACGACCACTCCTCCCTCCTCGCCTTCCTCATGAACGACGacctcgccgccgcgcccgacGTCTTCCCTTACTACGGCGGCGCCGAGGCCGCGCCAGCCTTCTTCGGACACGCCGCCGCGCCGTTGCCACCGCCGGCCGCGGCGCCACCAGCGGAAATGACTGGTCAAGGAAGGAAGCGCGGCTTCGTCCCCGCGGGAGACGACGGCTCGTCGCGGCCGCCGGCGGTCAGGAGGAAGGTGCAGGGCTCGCCGCCCACCTCGCCTGCCCACAGCGGCGGCGACGCAGCGCCAGCGGCAAGGAGCGGGGGCCGGCGGGTGTGGGTGAGGGAGCGGAGCacggagtggtgggaccgcctcAGCGGCCCGGCGTGCCCGGACGCCGAGTTCCGCCAGGCCTTCCGCATGTCGCGCGCCACCTTCGACGCGCTCTGCGACGAGCTCAGCGCCGCCGTCGCCAAGGAGGACACCGCGCTGCGCGCTGCCATACCCGTGCACCAGCGCGTCGCGGTCTGCCTCTGGCGCCTCGCCACCGGGGAGCCCCTCCGCGAGGTCTCCCGCCGCTTCGGTCTCGGCATCTCCACCTGCCACAACATCGTCCTCCAGGTCTGCGCCGCCCTCACCGCCGTCCTCCTGCCCAAGGCCGTCCGCTGGCCACTGGAATCCCCCGCCGCCAGGTTCCAGGCCCTGTCCGGGTTCCCCGGCGTCGTCGGCTCCGTGTACACCGACCACATCCCCATCGGCCCACCCAAggacaacgtggccgagtactaCAACCGCCGCCTCACGGAGCGGAACAACAAGGCCTCCTACTCCGTCGCCGTGCAGGCCGTCGTGGACGCTGACGGCGCCTTCACAGACGTGTGCATCGGCCTCCCTGGCTCGCTGTCCGACGCCGCCGTGCTCGAGAGGTCCGCGCTGCACGCCCGCTGCGAGACCGGCATGCTCGGAGACGACCAGTGCCGGCTGGTGGGCGGCGCGAGCTACCCGCTCACGGACTGGATGCTCGTGCCGTACGCGCACCAGAACCTGACATGGGCGCAGCACGCCTTCAACGAGCGCATCGCCGCCGCGCGCGCAGCAGCACAGGGCGCCTTCCAGAGGCTCAAGGGGCGGTGGCGCTGCCTGCAGCGCCGCACCGAGCCCAAGCTGCCGGACCTCCACAACATGATCGGTGCCTGCTGCGTGCTGCACAACTTCTGCGAACGCAGCGGCGAGGAGCTCGACGCCGACTTCCAGTCCGAACTCTCCCAGCAGGACGACGCCGACGTGGTCGCCGCTGCCAATCCAGTGCTGTCCGCAGCGGCCGACAAGGAGCGGGACAGGATTGCTCACGACCTCCTCCATGGCGGCCACCCCAGCGTTACATTCCTCTAG
- the LOC109755640 gene encoding uncharacterized protein yields MAMRCLSSLPLLSASGSGKACAVVRAHHTPSAAAHRRIRTHMSVATGGEQALTAKEQSQEPDYGVVSMHHVGILCENLERSMAFYQDLLGLKVNPARPNDKLPYRGAWLWVGSEMIHLMELPNPDPLTGRPEHGGRDRHTCIAIRDVLKLKEIFDKAGISYTLSKSGRPAIFARDPDGNALEFTQV; encoded by the exons ATGGCGATGAGGtgcctctcttctctccctctcctctccgcATCCGGCTCCGGAAAGGCCTGCGCTGTGGTCAGAGCGCATCACACTCCCTCTGCTGCCGCGCACCGCCGGATCCGGACTCACATGTCGGTGGCCACCGGCGGTGAGCAGGCCCTGACGGCCAAGGAGCAGTCCCAGG AACCTGACTATGGAGTTGTTAGTATGCACCATGTTGGAATACTATGTGAAAATCTTGAAAGGTCGATGGCATTCTACCAGGACCTCCTTG GTCTTAAGGTGAATCCTGCTAGGCCAAATGACAAGCTTCCGTACAGAGGTGCTTGGCTCTGGGTTGGTTCTGAGATGATCCACTTGATGGAGCTGCCAAATCCAGATCCACTGACAGGACGCCCAGAGCATGGTGGGCGTGATCGTCATACCTGTATAGCAATCAGAGATGTCTTGAAGTTGAAAGAAATCTTTGACAAAGCTG GAATCAGCTACACGCTCAGCAAATCCGGGCGACCAGCGATCTTTGCACGAGACCCGGATGGAAACGCGTTGGAATTTACACAAGTGTAA